GTCCCGCCGCAAGCCCGGGGCCCGGTAAAACCGCTCGGGAAGAGTCGGGGCAGCTCCGACCTCGGGGAGAGTTGCCGAGGCGGGTCAGGACCGGAGAGGCGGGGGAGATTCGGTGGGTCCCGATTTCccggggaggttggaggagccgGTTCGTACCGGGGCTCGGCCTCCCTTCCCGGAGCTCCACGGGCCGCTGCCGAGTAAGGAATTGGTGGTGTGaggtctgcagctgctgggggagcCAGGAACTCAAAATGCAGCTTCTAACGTGGCGTTTGGgtttgctgtttggtttggtttgtgttttactATTTAAATGGTAATGtggatttttctttaatttttatgtCTTTATAAGGTCACCAAGATCCTGATTGAAGAGCCTTTGCTTCCTTGGCCAGCGTCAGCCCCTTGAAGTGCACTCACCACTAAATGTGAAACCTTCCCAGCAAAGGTTTTGGCCTGGACTGTGCAGGGACCAGGAGAAGGAAGCAGGCAAGAGCTGTAACCACCAGCAGAGACCAAGGGCCAACGTCCCACGCCTGTCTGAAGCCTTACCCCATCTTTCTCCCACCTCAGCCCCGTGCTTACAGAGTCCCAGGTAAGGACAGGCATGAAGAGggcagaatcccagactggtttgggtgagaggggaccttcaaagctcatccagtccaatctcttgcagtcagcagggacatctgcaactagagcaggttgcctggggccccagacaacctgacctgcaatggttccaggcatTGGGCATCtcccctctctgggcaacccgggctagactctcaccaccctcagtatcAAACAGTATCAAAAGTATCATCTCTATTCTGAATTTCCCTCTtctagttcaaaccatcaccccttgtcctgtcacaaggaGCCCTGCACACAAGtctgttcccagctttcttctagtcCCTTGAAATCCTGAAAGGctgccagaaggtctcccttatTTTTTAGTAGCTCATGGGCAGAGTTTTTAATCTCTTTCCCTGATCAAAGCCAACTCCTCCCTGCCCAGGAGAACTGCCTCGCCCCTCTCTGCCGGGGCAGGACCAAGAGTGGGTAAGAAAAGTGATTTTAATACCAGGAGCTGACTGCAACAAGTATCCCTGGGGTGGATAAACcacaagggctgggaggaaaaaagagaattagAGCCTGGTTCAGTGAAACGGCAGGGCCTGAGGAGGCTTTGTTGAGGGTAGAGGAAGAAACTGCAGCGAGGAGACAGCAGAAAGGTTATGAGAATGGGGGTCTGGAGTTGGGTGTTTGGTGTTAAAGGTTGGGGGGTGGTGCAGaaaattctcttcctttctAGGGAATTGAAGCTGCCAGGGCCTGGGATGGGTTTATTAGCTCCTTAATTTAATTGAAGTCTCTTGTGGGGCAGGAGAGGCTGATTCCTGTCAGTACAGATCTAATAGAGGTGtctgctgggggggagggggccgAGGCTGTTCTCAGCAGGGGCCAGCCAAGCTGCCTTTTGTTTGGTGGTAATTAACGGGTAAAAGAGGTCACCTCGGGCTGTTAAACCTTTAActcagctggatgtggctgaggGATGATGGCACAGCCCCAAGGGGACTGGGTTTTGTCACTGAGATTAGTCTAAGTTGCTCACCTGGCTCTGGTTCAGGGCTCTCTGCTCTTGCAGCACTCCACTTTTTGTCCctttttaaccttttctttGCCTTCAAAAAAGGCTTCTCCctctcaggcagcagcactgaggtgTTTGGGCACAGCTTCCAAAGCAGCAAACATCCCATTCGAGGTGTGCAGCCAAGAGGGCACCAGGATGTGAGTCCTGCATGATGCCTGCAGAGTGTTTCCCAAACTGCCCTGGAAAgtgatttcttttctccttctccctcttttcgAGGCCCTTTTGtgcttctgaaatatttcttttatagCTCAGAAACCTTCAAGCAGTGAAGAGTGATCCAGGAGTGTGAGCACCTGAGTGGTTGGCATGTGACAAGAGCTTGAGAAGGAGCTTGAAAACTGTCACCAAGGGAGGGGACAGATCTGctcacagcaccagcaggcCCACGTCACCCTGTTCCTTGGCTAAAAGCTGCCTGAAGGCCACAGCTTGGTCTGGTTACTCCTCCCTTGCACATTTTCAATGCCAAAACTCTTTGGttactgatttttctctctttttttttttttttttttttttcccccagttcaGTTATTTCACTTTGCTCAAAATGGGAACTATGACCACAAAGTGCTTCAAAACAACGATGGTTGCTTCTGGTGGTGCTTGAGGCAGCAGTGAGACAACTGCTGAAGGGCCAGACAGGAAGTCCTCCTGGATGGAGGAGCCCCTCATGAGGCCccactcttccttcctcttgttTCTCTCCCCAGAGATTTATCCTCAAACCACAACATTTTGGAGCTTTCTGCACttccctgcctccagctctcacAGCTCTGTTCCTCCTCTGGCACTTCTAACATGGGTTTTGCCTGTGCTCCTGCTTTTCATCCACCTCAGGGTAGACTCCTGGGTAGGATGAGGCCCACAGATCTTCACACACAGCATCTCCATGGGCTTTTGTGCCAACTTGGTAGTGAGCATCTCTCCTTTCTCAGAGTCTCTTTGCTCAGGATAgcctccttcctcctgccctttGTGAATTTCGAGGGAAATTTTGTCTTAATCTTTGGgctgctgcattttgctgctgcccagcatggTGTGGACAATATGAAGATGAGGTAGAAGAAGGACTGAGGGAGAGGTTTGCTCATTCCAACCAGGGGAGAGCTGTTAGCCCTGATTAAACACAGACCCAAAACATAAATCCTCCCTAATCACACGGATttaagtgtggggtttttttttttttctgctgttgttttcaACTCCTCTTGGGTTTGATGTCTCTTGGAAAGATTTGAGGCTTCTGGAAAAGCTGTTTGTGATGTCTGCttccagcaggaacagcagaggAGCAAGAGGTCTTGCTGATTAGATTCAACATCTGGGGCACTTACCCCAACCTGTGTTTATTCTCTGGTGAGTTTTGATACTGCAAGAGGATGAGATAAAAGGGAAGGTGTGGAGGAGGAGATAACCATGGCTGGAGCTGCCCCAGGCAGAGGCCACTTTAGAAATGGGTTTGTAGATGGAGCTTCTCCTGGTGATTTTGGGTCCTGGGTGAGGGGATAGAAGCCACTTAGAAATGGGTTTGTAGATGGAGCTTCTCCTGGTGATTTTGGGTCCTGGGTGAGGAGATACTGGGTGTATATAAAcaactttgctgctttttttttttttttttacccccatGCTGGGTTAGTGGAGATGTTTGATATCCAAAAGCCAACTGGATGGAACTTTCCCACTTTTAGTGTCTTTCTCAAACAGTCTTGAGAGCTGTGAGCTTTAAAGCTTGGTTCATGGAGTTAAATCCTCTCTGGAAGCTTTGTAAAGCCAACAATCAACTcctggttggttttgttttgtttagttttttctccccttcattGTGGAGTTTGCATGCCAAATGTGATTAATGCCTTTTccacactcctcctcctcttcagctttccCCTTACTGCTTGTACAAAACCTGATCTTCTGGCTGGCAGGAGaccaccaaaggaaaaaaaagtgagtgTCCTGTGTGTCTGCAGGTCATGGAAGTTCTCCCCTGTCCcagtttctctctctgcagtgacagtgctgctgcctttcagggTGTTGCAGCTCAGTCAGCACCTCAAGAGAGTCTCCTGGGCTTCACAGAGTGTTTGAAGTGCATAGTCAGTTGTGTTGGCAGAGATCTTGGTGACTGCCAATGgtgcagcagcaaggagctcccagagcctctcctcctgctgtgtGCAGTGAAGCATCAGCTTCTGGTCTGGTTCTGCTCAgtatctggatgaggggatcaaggGAACCCTCAGTAAGGCTGGAGAGGACACCAAGTTGAgtgagtgttgatctgctgaaggaaggggaaaaggaggctgagggggggcCTGGCTCTCTTCAACCCCCTGAagggagccaggtggaggttggtctcttctcccaaggaagaagcaataggacaagaggaaatggcctcaagttgccccaggggaggtttaggttggacatgaggaaaaatttgttgCCCTGGAGGggtgtcaaggcctggcccaggctgcccagggcagtggtggagtccccatccctggaggggtttccaggctgtggagatgtggtgctgaaggccatggtttggtggtgccctggcagtactgggttaatggttgggcaccatgacctgaaaggtctcctccaacccaaagGACTCTGGCTCCATGACTTGCAGGACAGCCTgatctgcagcctgctgaggagGACGTGTTGCTGTTTTAGCAGCCATGGAAATCAGAACCTCTTcatgagcagaaacttctttggtgtgagtgtgctggagccctgcagcaggctgcccagggaggttgtggagtctcctctggagagcttccagactcccctggccattgtgatcctgggcaagctgctgtgggtgccctgcttgagcaggggggttggattgtgtgatctccagaggtcctttccatccccaccatgctgggattctgtgagttgAAATCTGCAGCACCAAAGCTGCCAGTGACTCGTCACAGGCTGTGGCCAAGTGCCTTGTAGAGCTCCCTGGCTGAGAAGTCCATCTTCATCTCAAACCATGTCCTCTTTATGAATGTTTCcactcccttcctccccaaaTCTGGCTGTAGTTTATTGTGGttttctctcctgctcctcaAGTTGTTCTCTGGGAACCCAGCCCCTctgatattattattattattattgagaTCTCTGCACTGGGTCACCTTTGAAGTGGAGAAGCAGGTTGGACAGGCAGAGCTCtggtgcctgtgctgctcagaTAAGAAGATGAAGATCAGGAGTCTGGGATGAGGAATGCTTCCCAGCTCTGTGTCTTATCCACTTTTCTCTGCCCTGCAGACCAAAATGCTGATAAAAGCCTGCTGGGTTCAGACTTGTCCTCCAGACATTGATAAACACAACAGGGTGTCCAAACCACATCTTAAAGCTTCTGAGCTTCAGCCCTTGCTCTTTGTTTTGAAGATTTGGTGCCTTCTAGTATCTAGCCTGAAATTATCCACAACTGGTTTCTCTTCCATGCCAGCTgtgtccttcagcagcagcagagatcttCTTCCTCATTGTTTTGCATTCTCTTTCTGGAACTGACCTAATTATGGattcctctgctccttgctTCTTTAACCAAGGTCACTTTGCTTCCCTCATCCCTGTAGATCTGCCCAGGAACGGTGAATTCCAGCAGGGAAGGTCCCAGATGGGACAAGACCTGAAGCAGATGAGGCTTTGTTGGTGTTTTCCACAAAAAGGGTTGACCACCAGTTCTTCTCTTCTGGGATTGCTTTGCCTGATGTATCCTGGGATCTCATGTGTGCCTTCTCAGGAGTCTTTGCTGTGGTCACAAAAAGCAAGACCTCCctgttcctcctcctcatcttcccAGCTGATGTCCATGGATTGGATCAGCTTTAACTCACCACCCTAATGATTAATTCCCAGTTGCTCTCAAGGCATCCAGTTTGTGAGGGCAGCCAGTTTTCACATGCAGCTTCAGGGTCTTCCTCCAGGGTGTTGGTGGTGCCAAAGTATCGACTGCAGCTGGTCTGGACAAGGGTGAAGCTCCCCAGTTTCATGGGAACTGCTGTATGGTCCATGTGGTGGTACCACCAAGGGTGGAGTGAAGGCACTGGGGAAAGCCTGGCAGCCTGCTTGCCTTGGCACTGGGAGAAGCCAAAAGTGGTGCTGGTCTTCAGCCTTGGTGTTGAAGATGTTTAATCCAAGGCTCTCCAAGctgtgtgtttggttgtttttcatgTCCAAGTGGCACCTAGGAGGCAGGTGGCTCCTCTGGCCAGGCTGCCAAGTCATCATGCCcacttcttctcttcctcctcaaaGGACTGGTTCTCACTCACCTCTCTGGTCAGTAAATGACCACAGGGGAGGATGACACCACCTTCTTCTCTCCCCTGTCTCtctcaggatgtggtgcaggaggCTGGTGGGTCTGCTGGAGATGCCAGGATGGCTGAGGGGAAGCTCTGGACATTGCCCAGCCTGGTTGTCCCATCACAGGAGGACCACCCTCgctgctgcagctcactggCACCACACAGCCCCGGAGTCCCTCAAGTGTGCCTGGCAGTTACATGGTGACCATCTAGGTAGGTGTGTTAGGTAGACATCTACCTGCTTTTGGGTGGCTGGGGAGAGGAGTGggaaggttgcccagagaggtgggagatgccccatccctggcaccattgcaggtcaggctgtctggggcttagagcaacctgctctagttgcagatgtccctgctgactgcagagggttggactggatgaccttttgaaggtcccttccaaccaaaaccatcccATGATGTGAGAAGAGAGACAACAGCCAGGCCTTCAGTGAAGGTATTCTTCCTGAGtgaaggaagagtgtggccagcaggtgaagggaggttcttctcctcctctagtctgccctagtcaggctgcatctggagtactgggtccagttctggcatccccagttcaagagggacagggaactgctggtaAGAGtgcagtggaggctccaaagctgctgaggggcctggaacatctctgtcaggagcaaaggctgagagccctggggctgagagcctggagaagagcagccccagaggggatctgatcaatgctcagcaagagctgaaggacctgtggggggcaagaggatggggctgggctcttctcagtggtgctcagtgacaagacagggggcaacaggcacaaagtggaacccaggaggtggttccccctgaagaggaggagaaacttgtttggtgtggggttgctagagccctgcagcaggccgcccagagaggttgtggagtctccttctctggagaacttccaaacccagctgggcattgtgatcctgggcaagctgctgtgggtgccctgcttgagcaggggggttgggctggatgatctccagaggtcccttcccaccccaccacgCTGGGACTGGGGTGGTTCGATTTAGCTGAATTTAGGTTGAGGCACCAGGTCGTTTGGGGCCTGTGAGTGTGACCAGAACTTGTGAGCCCTCAGCTTGAGCTCTTGGCTGTGGTTTCTCACGGGTGACCCCAGTCCCTCtcctgggcagagctgaggtACAGGGACACCCTGATGCGCTTCGACTTCGTCTGGCTGCGGGACCACTGCCGCTCCGCCTCCTGCTACAACGCCAAGACCAACCAGCGCAGCCTGGACACGGCCAGCGTGGACCTGGCCATCAGACCCAAGGCTGTCCGAGTGGATGAGACCACCCTCTTCCTCACCTGTGAGTAGCAGAGGGTTTCTGCCCAAATGGGTGTCTCCACACTCTTcctcagggcagagctgcagagcactgtgGTTTGCGGGCCCCCCCGCCGCTTAGAGACGTCTGTGGGTGGTGGGTCGTAGAATTACAcaattgtttcacttggaaaaggcctctgaggtCGTTGAACCCATCCCTGGTGGAGCCcctgggtggtggtgggatCACCAGCCAGCCATGGCATTCACAGAGTCACTGCCCTGTCCCCAGGGTTAGTTGCAGAGGGCAGGTAAAATGGCCAAGGGATGGGGAAGCTACTCCCAAGGGACACATTAGAGCTGTGAAGATCATGGGAGTGTTGGAAGCCTCCTCtcgtgaggacaggctgagagaattggggttgttcagcctggagaagagaaggctccagacagaccttctggtggcctttcaggacttcagGGAGCTGAACAAAAAGCACCAGTTTCCCCTGggaaacaaaactagaaatgggtagattcggATTGGATGTTGGGGAGAAATTCTtacccatgagggtggtgagatgctggaacaggttgaccagggaggtggtggaagcctcatccctggaggtttttaaggccaggttgaatgtggctctgagcagcctggtgtagtgtgaggtgtccctgcccatggcagggggcttggaactagatgattcttgaggtccctgccaaccctaacaattctatgatttaggctggacacaaggaacaatttcttacCCTTGAGGGctgtcaaagcctggcccaggctgcccagggcggtgtTGGAgttcccattcctggaggggtttcaaaagCCTTGGTGACATGGTGCTGGAGGCCCTGGgctggtggtgacctggcagtggtggGTTGAGGGCTGGGCCCCCTgagctgaaaggtctcttctgtGCCTTGTCCCTCGTGCCAGGGCCCGACGGGCACGTCACACGGTACGGGCTGGAGtggctggtgaggaacagctacgaggggcagaagcagcaggtgatgcaccccaggatcctcTGGAATGCAGAAATCTACCACCAAGCCCAGGTCCCCTCCGTGGACTGCCAGAGCTTCCTGGAGACGGATGAAGGGCTGAAGGAATTCCTGCAGAACTTCCTGCTCTATGGCATTGCCTTTGTGGAGAATGTGGCTCCCACCAAGGACGACACAGAGGTCTTAGCAAAAAGGGTCAGCTTGATCAGGTaccaggggctggggtgggcagaGCAGATCTCAGGAAGAGATTTCTCGccctgaaggtggtgagaccctggtcCAAGTGGCCcggagaggtgggagatggttGGAACTATAGCAGGTCAGGGTGTTTGGGGTCTGAGctacctgctctagttgcagatgtccctgctgactgcaaggggttggactggatgagctttaaaaatcccacccaaaccagtctgggattgtATAATTCTGAGGCCACTGACAGCTTGTAGAGGAGCCATGAAGGGCAGGCTCTTAATCACCAAATCCCCacatggtcagggttggaagggacctctggagatcatccactccaaccccactgctcaaacaggggcatccacagcagcttgcccaggatcacaatggccagctgggtttggaagctctccagagaaggagactccacaacctctctgggcagcctgctccaggcctccagcaccctcacaacaaagaagtttcttctcctgttcatgtggaacctcctgggtt
This DNA window, taken from Indicator indicator isolate 239-I01 chromosome 17, UM_Iind_1.1, whole genome shotgun sequence, encodes the following:
- the TMLHE gene encoding trimethyllysine dioxygenase, mitochondrial → MWCRRLVGLLEMPGWLRGSSGHCPAWLSHHRRTTLAAAAHWHHTAPESLKCAWQLHGDHLELRYRDTLMRFDFVWLRDHCRSASCYNAKTNQRSLDTASVDLAIRPKAVRVDETTLFLTWPDGHVTRYGLEWLVRNSYEGQKQQVMHPRILWNAEIYHQAQVPSVDCQSFLETDEGLKEFLQNFLLYGIAFVENVAPTKDDTEVLAKRVSLIRETIYGRMWYFTSDFSRGDTAYTKLALDRHTDTTYFQEPCGIQVFHCLKHEGTGGRTLLVDGFYAAEQVLRQAPEQFELLSKVPLKHEYVENVGDCHNHMIGVGPVLNVYPWNNELYLIRYNNYDRAVINTVPYHVVHRWYAAHRTLTTELRRPENELWVKLKPGKALFVDNWRVLHGREAFTGYRQLCGCYLTRDDVLNTARLLGLQA